A window from Dehalobacter sp. DCA encodes these proteins:
- a CDS encoding TerC family protein: MAGASHGSYIMVVLGLMISIPIMVFGSKLIIKLMDRFPFIISLGAAIIAFTAGKMITSEPLLASFLSDPVLKYSLIALVTAGVLLIGQWKKQKTCSAK; encoded by the coding sequence ATTGCTGGAGCTTCTCATGGAAGCTATATCATGGTCGTACTTGGCTTAATGATCAGCATACCCATTATGGTATTCGGCAGTAAGTTAATTATTAAGCTGATGGACCGTTTTCCGTTTATTATTAGTCTGGGTGCAGCCATTATTGCTTTTACTGCAGGGAAAATGATTACCAGTGAGCCTTTGCTTGCAAGCTTTTTAAGCGATCCAGTACTTAAATATAGTTTGATTGCTTTGGTTACTGCCGGAGTTTTGCTGATTGGACAATGGAAGAAACAAAAAACCTGCTCGGCAAAGTAA
- the rd gene encoding rubredoxin, translating to MQKYECTVCGYVYDPAEGDPDARIAPGTAFEDLPDDWVCPLCGAAKDEFEVAVE from the coding sequence ATGCAAAAGTACGAATGTACAGTATGCGGTTATGTTTATGATCCGGCTGAAGGAGATCCGGATGCTAGGATTGCTCCCGGTACGGCTTTTGAAGATTTACCCGATGACTGGGTTTGTCCTTTGTGTGGGGCTGCTAAAGACGAATTCGAAGTTGCTGTTGAATAG
- a CDS encoding response regulator transcription factor produces the protein MTSILVVDDDHNICQLLELYLLNEGYQLYMVHDGSSALDVLRTEKTDLVILDIMLPVINGWEVCKMIRQISSVPIIMLTACDLMEDKIQGFELGVDDYIVKPFEPRELVARVKARLKNVQGNETKDRADQQAETNVLNIGNIQVDMNRYEARLEGEKIELKPKEIQLLYFLLKNRNMVFTRDQLLEKVWGYSYEGDTRTVDVHINKLREKLEGVCSNCRISTVWGVGYKLEIDG, from the coding sequence ATGACAAGCATACTTGTCGTTGATGATGATCACAATATCTGCCAGCTGTTAGAACTTTATCTTTTGAATGAGGGATACCAGCTTTATATGGTTCATGATGGAAGCAGTGCGCTCGATGTCCTGCGAACAGAAAAAACAGATTTAGTGATTCTCGATATCATGCTGCCGGTCATTAACGGGTGGGAAGTCTGTAAAATGATCAGGCAGATCAGCTCTGTTCCGATCATTATGCTGACTGCCTGTGATTTGATGGAAGATAAGATTCAGGGGTTTGAACTTGGTGTCGATGATTATATTGTGAAGCCTTTTGAACCGAGAGAACTAGTGGCCAGGGTCAAAGCCAGACTAAAAAACGTTCAAGGAAATGAAACGAAGGATAGAGCAGATCAACAAGCCGAAACCAATGTTCTGAATATCGGAAATATCCAGGTGGATATGAACCGTTACGAGGCCAGACTGGAAGGCGAAAAAATAGAACTGAAGCCGAAAGAGATCCAGCTGCTGTATTTCCTTCTCAAGAACAGAAATATGGTTTTTACCAGAGATCAGCTACTGGAAAAAGTATGGGGCTACTCATATGAAGGAGATACCCGGACTGTTGATGTTCATATCAACAAACTGAGAGAAAAACTGGAGGGTGTTTGTTCTAACTGCCGGATCAGTACCGTCTGGGGAGTAGGATACAAGCTGGAGATTGATGGTTAA
- a CDS encoding ATP-binding cassette domain-containing protein: MLKAKFSLTLRHFELKAELEAENEILVLVGPSGSGKTTILKCLAGLKAPAQGIIQINDRIVYFSENKINCPSKERRVGYVFQEYALFPHMSVRRNILYGVSKEKRHAKPRAAEEMMEMFGILHLQNHYPQHISGGEKQRVALARALMTEPEIMLLDEPLSALDQETRSGLQQELKKIQRQWKIPFVLVTHDLAEAELLGDQIIRMDRDQSVSNEKTKLWRH, from the coding sequence ATGCTAAAGGCTAAATTCAGTTTAACGCTTCGCCATTTTGAGCTTAAGGCCGAATTAGAAGCTGAAAATGAAATACTGGTCCTTGTTGGACCCTCGGGCTCGGGAAAAACGACGATCTTAAAATGCCTGGCTGGACTGAAAGCTCCTGCCCAGGGGATCATTCAAATCAACGATCGTATCGTCTACTTCTCGGAGAATAAAATTAATTGTCCTTCAAAAGAGAGAAGGGTGGGATACGTATTCCAGGAGTATGCCTTGTTTCCTCATATGTCGGTCAGAAGGAATATCTTGTACGGAGTAAGCAAGGAAAAGCGTCATGCCAAACCGCGGGCGGCTGAGGAGATGATGGAGATGTTTGGTATTCTTCACCTCCAGAACCATTATCCGCAGCATATTTCGGGAGGAGAAAAGCAACGGGTCGCTTTGGCCAGGGCGTTAATGACTGAACCTGAGATCATGCTGCTTGATGAGCCTTTGTCAGCTCTTGACCAGGAAACGAGAAGCGGACTGCAGCAGGAACTAAAGAAAATCCAAAGACAGTGGAAAATTCCTTTTGTTTTGGTTACTCATGATCTTGCTGAAGCAGAACTGCTGGGGGATCAGATCATCCGCATGGATAGAGACCAAAGCGTTTCCAATGAGAAGACAAAGCTTTGGAGACATTAA
- a CDS encoding FadR/GntR family transcriptional regulator, which produces MDIKPIKSRRTTEIILEQIKNFMIQGQLNPGDKLPTESILAEKFEVSRTSVREALSALSLTGILDIRQGEGIFVKRSPSNAVIEPLSFIFLLENDFEKIIDVCIALETQAVDLVARNRDNDDIAAMHKLFEKMKQDLPEGKNVQKDDVSFHLALAGMCKNPLLERMVNTALDISGQVLRSTYQQWVRTYYFENRQMLYQEHLEIFQAVENKDNESANRLMNAHLSKTQQELKRFERIRNILEY; this is translated from the coding sequence ATGGATATCAAGCCGATCAAGAGCAGGAGAACTACAGAGATTATTCTTGAACAGATCAAAAACTTTATGATTCAGGGTCAGCTGAATCCGGGTGATAAGCTACCGACAGAAAGTATTCTTGCCGAAAAGTTTGAAGTAAGTAGAACTTCGGTCAGGGAGGCATTATCAGCGCTGAGCCTGACAGGGATTCTCGATATCCGGCAGGGAGAGGGAATCTTTGTCAAACGTTCTCCATCCAATGCAGTGATTGAACCTCTAAGTTTTATTTTTCTGCTGGAAAATGATTTCGAAAAAATTATTGATGTCTGTATTGCTCTGGAGACCCAAGCCGTTGATCTTGTTGCCCGAAACAGGGATAACGACGATATTGCCGCCATGCACAAGCTGTTTGAAAAGATGAAACAGGATCTGCCGGAGGGCAAAAATGTCCAGAAGGATGATGTCTCTTTTCATCTTGCTTTAGCTGGGATGTGCAAAAACCCGCTTCTGGAACGAATGGTTAATACCGCTCTGGATATATCCGGTCAGGTTTTGCGATCGACGTATCAGCAGTGGGTGCGGACCTATTATTTTGAAAACAGACAGATGCTTTATCAGGAACATCTGGAGATCTTTCAGGCTGTGGAGAATAAGGATAACGAATCAGCTAACCGGCTGATGAATGCCCATCTTTCCAAAACCCAACAGGAACTGAAAAGATTTGAAAGAATTAGGAATATCCTGGAGTATTAA
- the modB gene encoding molybdate ABC transporter permease subunit — translation MGFDYTPIILSLKVATAAVIIVVLLGIPLAGHMARRNFPGKDLVEAFVTLPLVLPPSVVGFILLWLFGKNGPLGQFLTGVFHVSVVFNLAGAVIAAAVVSFPMMYQSAKAAMEGVDKTLENAARTLGAGELRVFLTITIPLSWPGIVSGFILSFARSLGEFGATLMIAGNIPGRTQTMPIAIYMANEGGDAATAMILVVIMTVFSFLVIFWLNRWSKRQQKGFIQEEGGE, via the coding sequence ATGGGCTTTGACTACACACCAATTATCTTATCCCTAAAAGTTGCAACGGCAGCAGTTATCATTGTTGTCTTGTTGGGGATCCCTTTAGCTGGTCACATGGCCAGACGAAATTTTCCGGGGAAGGATCTGGTAGAGGCTTTTGTCACTTTGCCGCTGGTTCTTCCTCCTTCGGTCGTTGGCTTTATCCTGCTTTGGCTGTTCGGTAAGAATGGGCCTTTAGGTCAATTTCTGACCGGTGTTTTTCATGTCAGTGTCGTGTTCAATCTGGCAGGAGCAGTCATTGCTGCGGCTGTGGTGTCATTTCCTATGATGTATCAATCGGCCAAAGCGGCAATGGAAGGAGTCGACAAAACGCTGGAGAATGCTGCCCGTACTTTGGGTGCAGGTGAACTGCGCGTTTTTCTTACCATCACGATCCCACTTTCCTGGCCGGGTATTGTCTCGGGATTCATCCTATCCTTTGCGCGTTCTCTTGGGGAATTCGGAGCCACACTAATGATCGCGGGCAATATTCCCGGCAGAACGCAAACCATGCCGATTGCGATTTATATGGCCAATGAAGGCGGGGATGCTGCAACGGCGATGATCCTGGTTGTGATCATGACGGTATTCAGCTTTTTGGTGATCTTTTGGCTGAACCGTTGGTCAAAAAGGCAGCAAAAAGGATTTATTCAGGAAGAGGGGGGTGAGTAA
- a CDS encoding DEAD/DEAH box helicase, giving the protein MSNFFEIGLSSVLTQAISEMGFEETTPIQERTIPLVLEGKDIIGQAQTGTGKTAAFGIPMIERMKPDRESIKALVVTPTRELAIQVAEELNRIGQFKGVRSLPIYGGQDIDRQIRSLRNRPQIIVGTPGRLMDHMRRRTIRLQQVETVVLDEADEMLSMGFVEDIENILKEVPEQRQTLLFSATMPKSILDLAQRFMQNPEYISMKTKEIIVPQIEQCYVEVQEKQKFDVLCRLLDIQSPDLAIVFGRTKRRVDELFEALSKRGYSAEGIHGDLTQARRDMVMRHFKEGLTEILVATDVAARGLDISGVTHVYNFDVPQDPESYVHRIGRTGRAGKGGQAITFVTPREIGHLRLIEQVAKRRITRKPLPTFNDVLVGQQRLTMDKILKAAEDEDILRYKEMAEELLEDNDSITLLSAALKLLTKEPSTAPIVLTEEAPLRSRQPRRFDQQQGFHRNRDNSKYPSRFPKRKF; this is encoded by the coding sequence ATGTCAAATTTCTTTGAAATAGGCCTTAGTAGTGTACTGACCCAAGCTATTTCTGAAATGGGCTTTGAAGAGACCACACCGATTCAGGAGAGAACGATTCCGCTTGTGCTGGAAGGCAAGGATATTATCGGGCAGGCTCAGACCGGAACTGGCAAGACAGCCGCTTTCGGAATTCCGATGATTGAGCGTATGAAACCTGACAGAGAAAGTATCAAAGCCCTTGTGGTCACACCAACCCGGGAACTGGCTATCCAGGTAGCTGAAGAACTGAACCGTATTGGTCAGTTTAAAGGTGTCCGGTCCCTGCCAATTTACGGCGGACAGGATATTGACCGGCAGATCCGGTCTCTGCGGAACCGGCCGCAGATTATTGTGGGGACTCCCGGACGGCTGATGGACCATATGAGAAGAAGAACCATCCGTCTTCAACAGGTTGAAACGGTCGTGCTTGATGAAGCAGACGAAATGCTCAGTATGGGTTTCGTGGAAGATATTGAAAATATTCTGAAGGAAGTTCCTGAACAAAGGCAGACACTGCTTTTCTCTGCAACGATGCCAAAATCGATTCTGGATCTGGCCCAGCGCTTTATGCAGAATCCGGAATATATCAGCATGAAAACCAAAGAGATCATAGTTCCTCAAATCGAACAGTGTTACGTGGAAGTCCAGGAAAAACAAAAGTTTGATGTACTCTGCCGCCTGCTGGATATTCAGTCTCCCGATCTGGCCATTGTCTTTGGACGGACAAAGCGGCGGGTCGATGAGCTGTTTGAGGCTTTAAGCAAAAGAGGTTATTCCGCCGAGGGAATCCACGGCGACCTGACCCAGGCCAGGCGCGATATGGTTATGCGTCATTTTAAAGAAGGTTTAACGGAGATTCTGGTTGCTACGGACGTTGCGGCCAGAGGTCTCGATATTAGCGGCGTGACGCACGTCTACAATTTTGACGTTCCCCAGGATCCAGAAAGTTATGTCCACAGAATCGGACGTACCGGCCGAGCCGGCAAAGGCGGACAGGCAATTACATTTGTTACTCCAAGAGAGATCGGCCATTTAAGACTGATTGAGCAGGTCGCCAAAAGAAGAATTACGCGCAAGCCCTTGCCAACCTTTAATGACGTACTGGTCGGTCAGCAGCGCCTGACCATGGATAAAATTCTTAAAGCGGCCGAGGACGAAGATATTTTACGCTACAAGGAAATGGCGGAAGAATTGTTGGAGGACAACGATTCCATCACTTTGTTATCCGCTGCACTGAAACTACTGACGAAGGAGCCAAGTACTGCTCCGATCGTGCTGACTGAGGAAGCGCCTTTGCGTAGTAGGCAGCCCCGCAGGTTTGATCAGCAGCAAGGATTCCACCGAAACCGCGATAACAGCAAATATCCTTCAAGGTTTCCGAAACGGAAATTCTAA
- a CDS encoding ABC transporter substrate-binding protein, with product MKFKQICSATLITGLCLMLVSGCNAQKTATIKIGGNFELTGEIAEFGIMGENGAKLAIKEANENGGVLKRQIEYISTDNQSNAAESTAATTKLVTQDKVIAIIGPMTNANTLAAIPVASANNVLLITPTSTDESITVGDEGLNKWVFRSCFINTFQGEIAASYVLNTLNASKATLIIDQNGTYAKSLAVGFQDTFEKAGKQIVASEEYTFGQDTDFRVMLAEIKAQDPDVIFVPGWANQAGAIIKQAREMGLDTVFLGGDGWGTGPISDIAGKTALNNAYYVDQVALDDPVLADFAAAYKKEYGQDADMFAALGYDAANMIITAIEQANSMDTEKIREALENLTDFQGITGTITVNSATHNPEKSAAILKFVGGQKVFAARVDLQ from the coding sequence ATGAAATTTAAACAAATCTGTTCTGCCACCTTGATTACAGGACTATGTCTGATGCTTGTATCCGGCTGCAATGCCCAAAAAACAGCAACAATAAAAATCGGCGGCAATTTTGAATTAACCGGGGAAATTGCCGAGTTTGGAATCATGGGTGAAAACGGGGCGAAGCTCGCAATCAAAGAAGCGAATGAAAATGGCGGTGTACTTAAACGTCAAATTGAATACATCAGTACCGACAATCAGTCCAATGCTGCCGAATCAACCGCAGCGACCACCAAACTGGTTACACAGGATAAAGTCATTGCGATCATCGGTCCGATGACGAATGCGAATACGCTTGCAGCAATCCCTGTTGCGTCCGCCAACAATGTGCTGCTGATTACGCCGACCAGCACAGACGAAAGCATTACCGTTGGCGATGAAGGGCTGAACAAATGGGTATTCCGGAGCTGCTTTATCAACACTTTCCAGGGGGAAATCGCTGCATCCTATGTGCTGAACACACTGAATGCGTCCAAAGCCACACTGATTATTGATCAGAACGGCACCTATGCCAAGAGTCTGGCAGTAGGTTTTCAGGATACTTTTGAAAAAGCAGGCAAACAAATTGTCGCTTCCGAAGAATACACTTTCGGCCAGGATACAGATTTCCGGGTCATGCTTGCAGAAATTAAAGCTCAAGACCCTGATGTGATCTTTGTCCCCGGATGGGCCAATCAAGCCGGGGCCATTATAAAGCAGGCCCGTGAAATGGGACTTGACACGGTCTTCCTCGGCGGTGATGGCTGGGGAACAGGGCCGATTAGCGATATTGCCGGCAAAACCGCGCTGAACAACGCTTATTATGTAGATCAGGTCGCTTTGGATGATCCAGTCCTGGCAGACTTTGCAGCTGCTTACAAAAAGGAATACGGTCAGGATGCTGATATGTTTGCCGCACTTGGTTACGACGCTGCGAACATGATCATCACAGCCATTGAGCAGGCGAACAGCATGGATACGGAAAAGATCAGGGAAGCCCTCGAGAACCTGACAGATTTCCAAGGAATCACCGGTACAATCACCGTGAATTCTGCAACTCATAATCCTGAGAAAAGTGCTGCCATCTTGAAGTTTGTGGGAGGCCAAAAAGTATTTGCTGCTCGCGTGGATCTTCAATAA
- a CDS encoding Crp/Fnr family transcriptional regulator has protein sequence MYEKWLKPLSSCALFDKIEPSEILGILHCMNIKIYDYKKNECLTLAGETLSKIGVVLSGNVSSTKETVSGNRVLISVLGPGEMFGEMAAYSVTKSWPVTVIAQSSCTVMFFPQDKIVGCCEKVCISHKKLIMNMLKVLSNRALMLNKKVEYLSIKSLRGKVSTYLLDEYEKTGNHTFQLNLNRNDLADFINVSRPSLSRELCKMRDEGMIDFHSTTVKIKDYEVLKKFSE, from the coding sequence ATGTATGAAAAATGGCTGAAGCCGTTGAGCAGCTGTGCGCTGTTTGACAAGATTGAACCCAGCGAAATTCTTGGTATTCTTCATTGTATGAATATAAAAATTTATGATTATAAAAAGAATGAATGCCTGACCTTAGCTGGGGAAACGCTCTCCAAAATTGGTGTAGTTTTGAGCGGGAATGTTTCCTCCACCAAAGAAACGGTTTCCGGGAACAGGGTTTTAATCAGTGTTCTTGGCCCCGGAGAAATGTTCGGAGAAATGGCCGCCTATTCCGTTACAAAGTCCTGGCCGGTCACAGTCATCGCCCAATCGAGCTGTACGGTGATGTTTTTTCCTCAGGACAAAATTGTCGGCTGCTGTGAGAAAGTATGCATCAGCCATAAGAAATTGATCATGAATATGCTGAAGGTCTTATCGAACAGGGCATTAATGCTCAATAAAAAGGTAGAGTACCTTTCAATCAAGAGTCTCCGGGGCAAGGTCAGCACCTATTTACTTGACGAGTACGAGAAGACCGGCAATCATACCTTTCAATTAAACCTCAACCGGAATGATTTGGCCGATTTCATTAACGTCTCCCGCCCTTCCCTTTCCCGTGAACTCTGCAAAATGAGAGACGAAGGAATGATCGATTTCCACAGTACAACGGTTAAAATAAAAGATTATGAGGTTTTAAAAAAATTTAGCGAATGA
- the sleB gene encoding spore cortex-lytic enzyme has product MSLSPHPTYKRILVVVMALMLCASSLSNAALGDRNLSRGSRGPEVAELQKRLSMLGYVIGSIDGIYGRQTEARVRLFQKEHGLGADGIAGTRTIRELKRLTGESVTVGGTAIGYKNSDINLLARLVSAEAKGEPYRGQIAVASVVLNRVQSSSFPNTIPDVIYQPGAFSPVADGSIWNEPVPSAYNAVYEALHGTDPAYGALFFFNPAKTSNNYIWSRPQIIQIGKHIFCR; this is encoded by the coding sequence ATGTCATTATCTCCCCATCCAACGTATAAAAGAATTCTAGTTGTAGTGATGGCCCTTATGCTGTGTGCATCCTCCTTGAGCAATGCTGCCTTGGGAGACCGCAATCTTTCACGCGGATCCCGCGGGCCGGAGGTAGCGGAACTCCAAAAAAGGCTGTCTATGCTGGGATATGTGATCGGTTCAATTGACGGAATCTATGGACGCCAAACCGAGGCCAGGGTCCGTTTGTTTCAAAAAGAACACGGACTAGGCGCAGATGGTATAGCCGGAACCAGAACTATACGCGAGCTCAAACGCTTGACCGGGGAAAGTGTGACAGTCGGCGGCACAGCGATTGGATATAAGAATTCGGATATTAATCTTTTAGCCCGTCTGGTCAGTGCCGAAGCTAAAGGAGAGCCCTATCGCGGGCAAATTGCCGTTGCCTCCGTTGTGTTAAACCGTGTTCAAAGTTCCTCATTTCCAAATACGATTCCAGATGTTATTTACCAACCCGGTGCTTTTTCTCCAGTGGCAGACGGGTCCATTTGGAATGAGCCTGTTCCTTCGGCCTATAACGCAGTATATGAAGCATTACACGGAACAGACCCTGCCTACGGAGCATTATTCTTTTTTAACCCTGCCAAAACCAGCAACAATTATATCTGGTCACGACCTCAAATTATTCAAATTGGCAAACACATCTTTTGTCGTTAG
- a CDS encoding PepSY1/2 domain-containing protein: protein MKKRFWPWALAAGLALSLIWGVNQFQRAESLDLAAENQYQRSFADLVTHLDGLETTLAKSRAAGTPTQQVLYLSQSWQQSETSVKDLSLLPSDEYGLNYVDQFLNQIGEYAHLMTQQIAKGEQMNASQEKTLTNMQERLISVNRTVQELNVSLSTESISWLSKNKRSASTNFSNAAPASAIGEEGAATVPDSVSSGLEQLDASLQKYPPYSYEGQADTHFVSEPLGLPEKTVTEKEAKAAATDFLQTLGYTNVDPQSSGISNGTFSVYVFKFSSTTVDVAKKGGVITYFRDERALGLQRFDADNTASRALKTLQNLGWKNLVQTSVNDFGGTIQLDAVVEEQGIRIYPDKIRLIVAKDNGRITGYDATSYWLFHHKRTLLPEITIDQAKSRLRSDVSIQEYRPVVISLPGWPEAFCYEFRVKKGGEEFMIYINAVSGYEEKIQRVIQTPRGEYLE from the coding sequence ATGAAGAAAAGATTTTGGCCGTGGGCTTTAGCTGCGGGACTCGCGCTCTCTCTGATCTGGGGGGTGAATCAATTTCAAAGAGCTGAAAGTTTGGACCTCGCCGCCGAGAACCAATATCAAAGATCTTTTGCCGACCTGGTGACTCACCTTGACGGTTTAGAAACTACTCTGGCCAAAAGCAGGGCTGCAGGGACCCCGACCCAGCAGGTATTATATTTAAGCCAATCCTGGCAGCAGAGTGAAACGTCCGTGAAGGATCTCTCTCTGCTGCCGTCAGATGAATACGGGTTAAATTATGTCGATCAGTTTCTGAATCAAATTGGCGAATATGCCCATCTGATGACGCAGCAGATTGCCAAAGGGGAGCAGATGAATGCTTCCCAGGAAAAAACGCTGACCAATATGCAGGAAAGGCTTATTTCTGTTAACCGGACCGTTCAAGAACTCAATGTCAGTCTTAGTACAGAAAGTATTTCCTGGCTCAGTAAAAATAAGCGGAGTGCTTCAACTAATTTTTCCAATGCTGCTCCTGCCTCAGCCATTGGAGAAGAAGGTGCTGCTACAGTCCCTGACTCAGTCAGCTCTGGGCTTGAGCAGCTTGATGCCAGCTTGCAGAAATACCCCCCATATTCTTATGAGGGTCAGGCGGATACGCATTTTGTGTCGGAACCGCTTGGCCTTCCTGAAAAGACTGTAACAGAGAAGGAAGCAAAAGCTGCAGCCACTGATTTTTTGCAGACCCTTGGCTATACGAACGTTGATCCGCAGTCTTCCGGCATCTCCAACGGTACTTTCAGCGTTTATGTTTTCAAATTTAGCAGCACCACGGTCGACGTGGCTAAAAAAGGCGGCGTAATCACGTACTTCCGGGATGAAAGAGCGCTTGGTCTGCAGCGATTTGATGCAGACAATACAGCATCTCGGGCCTTGAAAACTTTACAAAATCTTGGATGGAAGAATCTTGTTCAGACTTCAGTCAATGATTTTGGCGGAACGATACAGCTGGACGCAGTCGTTGAAGAACAAGGCATTCGAATCTATCCTGATAAAATCCGGCTGATTGTTGCCAAAGATAACGGCAGAATAACAGGTTATGATGCAACATCGTACTGGCTGTTTCACCATAAACGCACGCTTCTGCCTGAAATCACAATAGATCAGGCCAAATCTCGTCTCCGTTCTGACGTCTCCATCCAGGAGTACAGGCCGGTCGTCATATCCCTTCCCGGCTGGCCCGAAGCTTTCTGTTATGAATTCCGGGTAAAAAAAGGCGGGGAGGAATTCATGATCTATATCAATGCGGTCAGTGGGTACGAGGAAAAAATCCAGCGGGTTATCCAAACTCCACGAGGAGAATATCTGGAGTAA
- a CDS encoding sensor histidine kinase, translating into MVKKTIFSKLFFTYLILIIAVMAVIAVLLSYAFNNYVFGEKQQEMRAAAAETVLLLGKYEQAEITYSELNDSLDILGSMTGSRIYAIRLNPEVLANKNLVLDKELLDAYLFEDLKSILQGKEVSRKKQYSDRFAADVAFLGVPYGQDNMIEGAILFFAPLDEIYAYIQKINMIIWCSALAAVILSGIMIYLAALKITKPLKIMEEGAIQLAAGEQINDLAVHSGDELEKMAKAFNNMKNQISTAENMRRDFMASVSHDLRTPLTSINGFVQGMLDGLVKPQDYPKYLNIIKTETNRLMGLTGEILESAKIQSGEITLARKYFLVGNTLEEILESTGMRENPKNIELMMDCPDGLELYADQYRFKQILINILDNALKYTGKNGKIKLTITPEDGGIKLSVQDNGKGIAPQDLPFIFEKFYRADKSRQEVEGGTGLGLNITKMLVEQHGGRISASSTYGQGTEIVIFFPG; encoded by the coding sequence ATGGTTAAGAAAACAATTTTCTCAAAACTGTTTTTTACCTATCTGATCTTGATCATTGCGGTGATGGCTGTCATTGCCGTTCTTCTCTCCTATGCGTTTAACAACTATGTATTCGGGGAAAAGCAGCAAGAAATGCGTGCCGCGGCAGCCGAAACGGTTCTGCTGCTCGGGAAGTATGAACAGGCCGAAATAACCTATTCGGAACTAAATGATTCGCTGGATATCCTGGGTTCGATGACGGGTTCACGGATTTATGCAATCCGGCTGAATCCGGAGGTTCTTGCGAATAAGAATCTGGTACTGGATAAGGAACTGCTGGATGCGTACCTGTTTGAAGATTTAAAAAGCATCCTGCAGGGCAAGGAAGTTTCCCGGAAAAAGCAATACTCGGACAGGTTTGCCGCAGATGTAGCCTTTTTAGGGGTCCCCTACGGCCAGGATAATATGATTGAAGGAGCTATTTTGTTTTTTGCTCCGCTTGACGAAATCTACGCTTATATTCAAAAGATCAATATGATCATATGGTGTTCTGCGCTGGCGGCAGTTATCTTAAGCGGTATCATGATTTATCTGGCAGCCCTTAAAATTACCAAGCCGTTGAAAATCATGGAAGAGGGAGCGATACAGCTGGCCGCCGGAGAGCAGATCAATGATTTGGCAGTTCATTCAGGTGATGAGCTGGAAAAGATGGCAAAAGCCTTCAATAATATGAAAAACCAAATCAGTACGGCCGAAAATATGCGGCGTGATTTTATGGCAAGTGTGTCTCACGATCTGAGAACTCCGCTGACATCGATCAACGGTTTTGTCCAGGGAATGCTGGATGGATTGGTAAAACCTCAGGACTATCCAAAGTATTTGAATATTATTAAAACGGAAACAAACCGTTTAATGGGGCTGACAGGTGAAATCCTAGAATCAGCGAAAATTCAGTCAGGGGAGATTACACTCGCCAGGAAGTATTTCCTGGTCGGGAATACCCTGGAGGAGATTCTGGAAAGCACAGGGATGAGGGAAAATCCTAAAAATATAGAGCTGATGATGGATTGTCCGGACGGACTGGAATTATACGCGGATCAGTATCGTTTTAAACAGATCCTGATCAATATCCTGGATAATGCGCTGAAATATACCGGAAAGAACGGAAAAATCAAACTGACTATAACGCCGGAAGACGGCGGGATCAAATTGAGTGTTCAGGATAACGGGAAGGGAATCGCACCACAGGATCTGCCATTTATTTTTGAGAAATTCTACCGGGCAGATAAATCCCGGCAGGAGGTGGAAGGCGGAACCGGTCTTGGTCTTAACATCACCAAGATGCTGGTTGAGCAGCACGGCGGCAGAATTAGCGCTTCCAGCACCTATGGGCAGGGAACGGAGATTGTGATTTTTTTCCCTGGCTAA